The sequence CTCGACCGGCTCCTCGACCCCGCCACCAAGTCCCCCATCGTGGAACTGCGGTACGTCGACGGCGTCACCGTCGTGGACGCGCACACCGTCGACGTCCACACCTCCGTGCACGACCCGATCCTCCCGGACAAGGTGTCGCTCTTCGGCGGCGTCGTCGTCCCGCCCCGCTACCTCGCGAAGGTCGGCGACGACGGCTTCGCCAACCACCCCGTCGGCACCGGGCCGTTCACCTTCGCCCACTGGCAGCGCGACCACGAACTGCGGCTGCGCGCCTTCCCCCACCACTGGCGGGGCCGCCCGGGACCGGACGAACTCGTCTTCACCCCGGCCCCCAACGCCTCCTCGGCGCTCGCCGCGCTCCAGAGCGGCGAGGTGGACCTCGTCAGCGGCCTCACCCCCGACGCCGCCCAGCAACTCGACGGCTACCCCGGCGTCCACCTCGACCACCACACCGGAATCCGCACCTCCTACCTCTCGCTCGACACCCTCACGGACGGACCGCTGCGCGACCGCCGGGTGCGCCAGGCCCTCAACCACGCCGTCGACGTGCCCCTCCTCATCAAGGCCGTACTCGGCGGCAAGGCGCAGGAGGTGCCCGCGATGATCCCGCGCGGCGCCTTCGGCTTCGACGACTCCCTCGCCCCGTACACCCGCTCCGTCGGCCGCGCCAAGGACCTCCTCGCCGAGGCCGGGCACCCGCACGGCTTCCACACCACCCTCACCGCCTCCAACGTCGACGCCAACGTCGCAGAGGCCCTCTCCGGGCTCCTCGCCCGCGCCGGGGTGCACGCCCGGGTCAACCTCCTCGACCCCGGCACCTACGCCCAGCGCCTCACCTCCGACAACCACGGCGCGCTCGGCCCGCTCTACCTCGCCGCCTCCACCGTGTGGACCCTCGACGGCGAGAGCATGCTCCAGTCCAACGTCCGCTCCGACCGCCGCCAGAGCCGCTGGCACGACAAGCGCGCCGACGCCCTCGTGGACTCCGAGGAACTCTCCGTCGAACCGGCCACGCGCCGCCGCGCCTTCAGCCGCCTCCAGGAACTCGTCAAGACGGAGGCGCCCTTCGTGTCCCTGTACCAGATCGACAACATCTACGCCCGCAACAACCGCCCCCGCTGGACCCCCGGCGCCGCCGGAGTCCTCGACATGGCCAGCGCGGAGGTCACCCGATGAGCGCCACCCTCGCCCCCACCCCGGCACCCGCGACGGTGAAGCGGCCCGGCCGCTCCGGGCACATCCTGCGCACCCTCGCCCTCCGCATCGGCACCGCGCTCCTCGTCCTGCTCTGCACGGCGACCGTCGCCTTCTTCCTCGTCCGTCTCTCCGGAGACCCCGTCAAGGTCCTCCTGCCGCCGGACGCGACCACCCAGCAGGAACACGTCCTGCGGCACAGCCTCGGCCTCGACCGCCCGCTCCTCACGCAGTACCTCGACTACTTGTGGGGCCTGCCGCGTCTCGACTTCGGCGACTCGCTCTTCTACAACCAGCCCGTCCGCACCGTGCTCGCCGACCGCATCCCCGCGACCCTTCTCCTCGCGGCGGGCGCCCTCGTCGTCACCCTCGTCGTCGCCCTCCCCGCCGGGACCATCGCCGCGATGCGCCGGGGCCGCGCCACCGACCGCTCCGTCATGACGGGCGTCCTCCTCGGCCAGTCGACGCCGCCCTTCTGGGTCGGCATCCTCCTCGTCCTCGTCTTCGCCGTCGGCCTGCACGCCCTGCCCGCCTCCGGGTACGGGAGCTTCGCGCACCTCGTCCTGCCCTCGGTGACGCTCGCCGTCTACTCCGTCGCCGTCGTCGCCCGGCTGCTGCGCTCCTCGCTCGTCGACGTCCTCGCCTCCGACCACATCCGCACCGCCCGCGCCCGGGGCCTCGGCCCCGTACGGACCGTCCTCACGCACGGGCTGCGCAACGCCTCGCTGCCCGTCGTCACCGTCGTCGGACTGGAGGTCGGCAGCCTCCTCGGCGGCGCCATCCTCACCGAACAGGTCTTCTCCTGGCCCGGCGTCGGCCGCCTCACCGTCGAGGCCATCTCCAACCGCGACTTCCCCCTCGTCCAGGCCACGATCCTGCTCTTCGCCGCGACCTTCGTCGTCGTCAACCTCCTCGTCGACCTCTCCTACAGCCTCCTCGACCCGAGGGTGAGGACCCGCGCATGACCACGACCACCGCACCCCCCGCCGCCGAGCCCGCGGCCCCGCCCGCGCCCGCGAGCACCCGCGCCGCCGCCGTACGCTCCCTGCTGCGCAACAAGCTCGCCGTCGCCGCCCTCGCCTTCCTGCTCCTCGTCCTCGTCTGCGCCGTGTTCGCCCCGCTCATCGCGCCCGCCGATCCCAACGCGCAGGACCTCCTCGCACGCCTCAAGCCGCCCGCCTGGCAGCACGGCGGCAGCTCCGCGCACCTCCTCGGCACCGACCAGCTCGGCCGCGACCTGCTCTCCCGCGTCGTCTACGGCACACGCGTCTCGCTCATGGTCGGCGCGGGCGCCGCCCTCCTCGCCGGTGTCCTCGGCACCCTCGCGGGCCTCGCCGCCGGGTACTTCGGCGGCTGGACCGACCGCCTCCTCATGCGCCTCGCCGACGTCCAGCTCGCCTTCCCGGCGATCCTCCTCGCCCTCGCCGTCGTCGGCTTCGTCGGCTCCGGGCTCTGGTACGTGATCCTCGTCCTCGGCATCACGGGCTGGGTCTCCTACGCCCGCGTGGTGCGCTCCGAGGTGCTGTCCCTGCGCACCCGCGACTTCGTCACCGAGGCGCACGCGATCGGCGTACGGCACCCGGCGATCATGCGCCGCCACCTCCTGCCCAACGTCATGGCGCCCCTCGCGACCATCGGCACGCTGCACATCGCCGCCGCCATCGTCGCCGAGGCGTCCCTGAGCTACCTCGGCCTCGGCGTCCCCAAGGAGACCGTCACCTGGGGCGCGATGCTCGCCGACGGGCAGCTCTACCTCGGCACCTCGTGGTGGGTCGCCGTCTTCCCGGGCATCGCCCTCATGCTCACCTCCCTCGCCGTCAACATCACCGGCGACGCCCTGCGCGACGTCGCGGACCCGAAGGCGTACCGCCGATGACCGACACCCCCGCCCCGCAGACCCCGGGCACCACGACACCCGTCCTCCAGATCCGGGACCTCCACGTCGACTTCCGCCTGGAGTCCCACACCGTCCACGCCGTACGCGGCGTGAACCTCGCCGTCCACGCGGGCGAGACCCTCGCCGTCGTCGGCGAGTCCGGGAGCGGCAAGTCCGCCACCGCGCTCGCGGCCCTGCGCCTCAACCCCGAACCGCCCTGCGTCTACCCGCGCGGCGAAGTCCTCCTCGACGGCGTCGACATCCTCCACCGCCCCGAACGCGCCTTGCGCCGCCTGCGCGGCAGCGACATCTCCATGGTCTTCCAGGACCCCATGACGAGCCTCGACCCGCTCCAGCGCTGCGGCCACCAGGTGAGCGAGGTCCTGCGCCTGCACGGCGGCCACAGCCGCCAGGAGGCCCGCACCGCCGCGCTCGAGGCCCTCGCCGACGTCGGCATCCCCGACCCCGAGCGCCGCTACCGCCAGTACCCCCACGAACTCTCCGGCGGCCTGCGCCAGCGCGTCATGATCGCCTCCGCGCTCGTCGCCCGCCCCCGCGTCCTCATCGCCGACGAACCCACCACCGCGCTCGACGTCACGGTGCAGCGCCAGATCCTCGACCTCCTCACGGACCTGCGGGAGCGCCACGGCATGGCCGTCGTCCTCATCACGCACGACCTGGGAGTCGTCGCCGAGACCGCCGACCGCGTCGTCGTCATGCGCCACGGCGAGGTCGTCGAGAGCGGCGA comes from Streptomyces sp. Tu6071 and encodes:
- a CDS encoding ABC transporter substrate-binding protein, producing MERIPRGAPHGPRPSRRTVLRYGGAAVPALAATGLLTGCGTEPATHAGNVLRVSQTGDPKTMDPQKQGDMTSMNVLVNVFDTLTVRGRDNKLGPGLALTWKAVSPKVWRFTLRPGVRFHNGEACDAKAVKFSLDRLLDPATKSPIVELRYVDGVTVVDAHTVDVHTSVHDPILPDKVSLFGGVVVPPRYLAKVGDDGFANHPVGTGPFTFAHWQRDHELRLRAFPHHWRGRPGPDELVFTPAPNASSALAALQSGEVDLVSGLTPDAAQQLDGYPGVHLDHHTGIRTSYLSLDTLTDGPLRDRRVRQALNHAVDVPLLIKAVLGGKAQEVPAMIPRGAFGFDDSLAPYTRSVGRAKDLLAEAGHPHGFHTTLTASNVDANVAEALSGLLARAGVHARVNLLDPGTYAQRLTSDNHGALGPLYLAASTVWTLDGESMLQSNVRSDRRQSRWHDKRADALVDSEELSVEPATRRRAFSRLQELVKTEAPFVSLYQIDNIYARNNRPRWTPGAAGVLDMASAEVTR
- a CDS encoding ABC transporter permease is translated as MSATLAPTPAPATVKRPGRSGHILRTLALRIGTALLVLLCTATVAFFLVRLSGDPVKVLLPPDATTQQEHVLRHSLGLDRPLLTQYLDYLWGLPRLDFGDSLFYNQPVRTVLADRIPATLLLAAGALVVTLVVALPAGTIAAMRRGRATDRSVMTGVLLGQSTPPFWVGILLVLVFAVGLHALPASGYGSFAHLVLPSVTLAVYSVAVVARLLRSSLVDVLASDHIRTARARGLGPVRTVLTHGLRNASLPVVTVVGLEVGSLLGGAILTEQVFSWPGVGRLTVEAISNRDFPLVQATILLFAATFVVVNLLVDLSYSLLDPRVRTRA
- a CDS encoding ABC transporter permease; this encodes MTTTTAPPAAEPAAPPAPASTRAAAVRSLLRNKLAVAALAFLLLVLVCAVFAPLIAPADPNAQDLLARLKPPAWQHGGSSAHLLGTDQLGRDLLSRVVYGTRVSLMVGAGAALLAGVLGTLAGLAAGYFGGWTDRLLMRLADVQLAFPAILLALAVVGFVGSGLWYVILVLGITGWVSYARVVRSEVLSLRTRDFVTEAHAIGVRHPAIMRRHLLPNVMAPLATIGTLHIAAAIVAEASLSYLGLGVPKETVTWGAMLADGQLYLGTSWWVAVFPGIALMLTSLAVNITGDALRDVADPKAYRR
- a CDS encoding ATP-binding cassette domain-containing protein, yielding MTDTPAPQTPGTTTPVLQIRDLHVDFRLESHTVHAVRGVNLAVHAGETLAVVGESGSGKSATALAALRLNPEPPCVYPRGEVLLDGVDILHRPERALRRLRGSDISMVFQDPMTSLDPLQRCGHQVSEVLRLHGGHSRQEARTAALEALADVGIPDPERRYRQYPHELSGGLRQRVMIASALVARPRVLIADEPTTALDVTVQRQILDLLTDLRERHGMAVVLITHDLGVVAETADRVVVMRHGEVVESGDVEQVFARPAHPYTRALLDATPRLEPAA